One part of the Ralstonia pickettii genome encodes these proteins:
- a CDS encoding AzlD domain-containing protein yields MSALEIWLVIAGMTVVTIVTRSLFLIVGDRMTLPTRVQHALRFAPAAALVAIVLPDLLWNQGHFDASWTNPRLMAGIAATAFYVATRRMLGMIFVGMGVFTVLRLWG; encoded by the coding sequence ATGAGCGCGCTCGAAATCTGGCTGGTCATTGCCGGCATGACGGTGGTGACGATCGTCACGCGCTCGTTGTTCCTGATCGTGGGCGATCGCATGACGCTGCCCACCCGCGTACAGCACGCGTTGCGCTTCGCGCCGGCTGCCGCACTCGTCGCCATCGTCTTGCCCGATCTGCTCTGGAACCAGGGCCACTTCGATGCAAGCTGGACCAACCCGCGCCTGATGGCCGGTATTGCTGCCACCGCGTTTTACGTTGCCACGCGGCGCATGCTCGGCATGATCTTCGTCGGCATGGGCGTTTTTACCGTGCTGCGTCTCTGGGGATGA
- the rarD gene encoding EamA family transporter RarD, which produces MSGSNRNGVIFAFLAYTMWGLFPLYFKLLKAVSPIEILSHRVIWSLAVMVVILLVKRHGAWLWALRKQPRVVGRYAASTSLLAANWLTYIWAVNHDHVLEASLGYFINPLVVVMLAALVLGERLRPVQWVSVALAAAGVAWLTWQAGTLPWIALALAFSFGLYGLLRKTSPLGALEGLTLETLLLFPLALAYLGWLASQHQNAFLAASPGTQWLLALAGPLTALPLLLFGAGARRIPLSLLGLLQYVSPTLQLLLGVWLYNEPFAGPKVAGYVLIWAGLAVYSAESWMRLRRRTPVPA; this is translated from the coding sequence ATGTCGGGTTCCAACCGCAACGGCGTGATCTTCGCGTTTCTGGCCTACACCATGTGGGGCCTGTTTCCGCTGTACTTCAAGCTGCTCAAGGCGGTGTCGCCGATCGAGATTCTCTCGCACCGGGTGATCTGGTCATTGGCGGTGATGGTGGTGATCCTGCTCGTGAAGCGGCACGGCGCCTGGTTGTGGGCGCTGCGCAAGCAACCGCGGGTGGTGGGGCGCTATGCCGCCAGCACCAGCCTGTTGGCCGCCAACTGGCTGACCTACATCTGGGCCGTCAACCACGACCATGTGCTCGAAGCCAGCCTGGGCTATTTCATTAACCCGCTCGTGGTGGTGATGCTCGCCGCGCTGGTGCTGGGCGAGCGGCTGCGGCCGGTGCAGTGGGTGTCGGTGGCGCTGGCGGCAGCCGGCGTGGCGTGGCTGACCTGGCAGGCCGGCACGCTGCCGTGGATTGCCCTGGCGCTGGCGTTCTCATTCGGGCTCTACGGCCTGCTGCGCAAGACCTCGCCGCTGGGCGCGCTGGAAGGGCTGACGCTGGAGACGTTGCTGCTGTTCCCGCTGGCGCTGGCCTATCTCGGCTGGCTGGCTTCGCAGCATCAGAACGCCTTCCTGGCCGCGTCGCCGGGCACGCAGTGGCTGCTGGCGCTGGCCGGCCCGCTGACGGCGCTGCCGCTGCTGCTGTTTGGCGCCGGCGCGCGGCGGATTCCGCTGTCGCTGCTGGGTTTGCTGCAATACGTGAGCCCAACGCTGCAACTGCTGCTGGGCGTATGGCTCTACAACGAGCCGTTTGCGGGGCCCAAGGTGGCGGGCTATGTGCTGATCTGGGCGGGTCTTGCCGTGTATTCGGCCGAAAGCTGGATGCGCCTGCGGCGTCGTACGCCGGTGCCGGCATAG
- a CDS encoding phosphoglycerate kinase: MPHVLRLSDLISEGKLAGKRVFIRADLNVPQDGAGNITEDTRIRASVPAVKAALDAGAAVMVTSHLGRPTEGEFKPEDSLAPVAKRLSELLGRDVKLVQNWVDGVDVAPGQVVLLENCRVNKGEKKNSDELAQKMAKLCDVYVNDAFGTAHRAEATTHGIAKFAPIACAGPLLAAELDALGKALGQPARPLVAIVAGSKVSTKLTILKSLADKVDNLIVGGGIANTFMLAAGLKIGKSLAEADLVGDAKAIIEMLAARGASVPIPVDVVCAKEFSATAAATVKDVADVADDDMILDIGPKTAAQLAEQLKSAGTIVWNGPVGVFEFDQFGNGTKVLAEAIAASSGFSIAGGGDTLAAIAKYNIADKVGYISTGGGAFLEFLEGKTLPAVEILEQRAQNQAAVA; the protein is encoded by the coding sequence ATGCCTCACGTCCTGCGTCTGTCCGATCTCATCTCCGAAGGAAAGCTTGCCGGTAAGCGCGTGTTCATCCGCGCCGACCTCAACGTGCCGCAAGACGGTGCCGGCAACATCACCGAAGACACGCGCATCCGTGCTTCCGTGCCGGCCGTCAAAGCCGCGCTGGACGCCGGTGCCGCCGTCATGGTGACCTCACACCTGGGCCGCCCCACCGAGGGCGAATTCAAGCCGGAAGACTCGCTCGCGCCGGTGGCCAAGCGTCTGTCCGAACTGTTGGGCCGTGACGTCAAGCTCGTCCAGAACTGGGTGGATGGCGTGGATGTCGCGCCCGGCCAGGTCGTGCTGCTGGAAAACTGCCGCGTGAACAAGGGCGAGAAGAAGAACAGCGACGAACTGGCCCAGAAAATGGCCAAGCTGTGCGACGTCTACGTCAACGACGCCTTCGGCACCGCCCACCGCGCGGAAGCCACCACACACGGCATCGCCAAGTTCGCACCCATCGCCTGCGCCGGCCCGCTGCTGGCCGCCGAGCTGGATGCGCTGGGCAAGGCGCTGGGCCAGCCGGCACGTCCGCTGGTGGCCATTGTGGCCGGCTCGAAGGTGTCGACCAAGCTGACCATCCTGAAGTCGCTGGCTGACAAGGTGGACAACCTGATCGTCGGTGGCGGCATTGCCAACACGTTCATGCTGGCTGCCGGCCTGAAGATCGGCAAATCGCTGGCGGAAGCCGACCTCGTGGGCGATGCCAAGGCCATCATCGAGATGCTGGCGGCGCGCGGCGCGTCGGTGCCCATTCCCGTCGACGTGGTGTGCGCCAAGGAATTCAGCGCCACCGCGGCCGCTACCGTCAAGGACGTGGCCGATGTGGCCGACGACGACATGATCCTCGACATCGGCCCGAAGACGGCTGCACAACTGGCCGAACAACTGAAGAGTGCCGGCACCATCGTCTGGAACGGCCCGGTCGGCGTGTTCGAATTCGACCAGTTCGGCAATGGCACCAAGGTGCTGGCCGAGGCGATTGCTGCCTCGTCGGGTTTCTCGATTGCCGGCGGCGGCGACACGCTGGCTGCCATCGCCAAGTACAACATCGCCGACAAGGTGGGCTATATCTCCACCGGCGGCGGTGCGTTCCTCGAATTCCTGGAAGGCAAGACACTGCCGGCTGTCGAAATCCTGGAGCAACGCGCGCAGAATCAGGCCGCTGTGGCCTGA
- the pyk gene encoding pyruvate kinase: MTRATKIVATLGPASSTQEVLTRMIAAGVDVVRLNFSHGAAQDHIDRAQLVREVARSVGREVAIMADLQGPKIRVGKFENGKITLEPGDRFTLDARCELGNQERVGLDYKELPRDVGPGDLLLLNDGLIVLQVERVVGEEIETIVKIGGDLSNNKGINRQGGGLSAPALTAKDMEDIKTAMALGADYVAVSFPKNATDMEMARQLAAVAGAPHSHKTRMIAKIERAEAIRPGVLEEILAASDGIMVARGDLAVEVGNAAVPALQKRMIKLARENNKLAITATQMMESMIVNPVPTRAEVSDVANAVLDGTDAVMLSAETAAGRYPVETIEAMAAICVEAEKSQTVHLDADFLDQTFSRIDQSIAMGALFTAHHLQVKAIAALTDSGATALWMSRHGINIPIYAMTPNVASQRKMALYRNVQSLPLANSTDRDEALHQAEELLVARGVVQRGDFIVLTVGEPMGQAGGTNTLKIVRVGMH; the protein is encoded by the coding sequence ATGACCCGCGCTACCAAGATCGTCGCAACGCTCGGCCCCGCGTCCAGCACGCAGGAAGTCCTGACCCGCATGATTGCCGCGGGGGTCGATGTGGTGCGGCTGAACTTCTCGCACGGCGCGGCGCAGGATCACATCGATCGTGCGCAGCTCGTGCGCGAAGTGGCGCGTTCGGTCGGCCGCGAGGTGGCCATCATGGCCGACCTGCAGGGCCCGAAGATCCGCGTTGGCAAGTTCGAGAACGGCAAGATCACGCTCGAGCCGGGTGATCGCTTCACGCTCGACGCCCGCTGCGAGCTGGGCAACCAGGAGCGCGTCGGCCTCGACTACAAGGAACTGCCGCGCGACGTTGGCCCGGGCGATCTGCTGCTGCTCAACGATGGGCTGATCGTGTTGCAGGTCGAGCGCGTGGTGGGTGAAGAGATCGAGACCATCGTCAAGATCGGCGGCGATCTGTCCAACAACAAGGGCATCAACCGCCAGGGCGGCGGCTTGTCGGCGCCGGCGCTGACCGCCAAGGACATGGAAGACATCAAGACCGCGATGGCGCTGGGCGCCGATTACGTTGCGGTCAGCTTCCCCAAGAACGCGACCGACATGGAAATGGCGCGCCAGTTGGCCGCCGTGGCCGGCGCACCCCACAGCCACAAGACCCGCATGATCGCCAAGATCGAGCGTGCCGAGGCCATCCGCCCGGGCGTGCTCGAAGAGATCCTGGCCGCCTCCGACGGCATCATGGTCGCGCGTGGCGACCTGGCCGTGGAAGTGGGCAACGCGGCCGTGCCGGCGCTGCAGAAGCGCATGATCAAGCTTGCCCGCGAAAACAATAAGCTGGCCATCACCGCCACGCAGATGATGGAATCGATGATCGTCAATCCGGTGCCGACGCGCGCCGAGGTGTCGGACGTCGCCAACGCCGTGCTCGACGGTACCGATGCCGTGATGCTGTCGGCGGAAACCGCCGCCGGCCGCTACCCCGTCGAGACCATCGAAGCCATGGCTGCCATCTGCGTCGAAGCCGAGAAGTCGCAAACCGTGCATCTGGATGCAGACTTCCTCGACCAGACCTTCAGCCGTATCGACCAGTCGATTGCCATGGGCGCGCTGTTCACGGCGCACCACCTGCAGGTCAAGGCGATTGCCGCGCTCACCGATTCCGGCGCGACGGCGCTGTGGATGAGCCGCCACGGCATCAACATCCCCATTTATGCGATGACGCCCAACGTGGCCTCGCAACGCAAGATGGCCCTGTACCGCAACGTGCAGTCGCTGCCGCTGGCCAACAGCACCGACCGCGACGAAGCCCTGCACCAGGCCGAAGAACTGCTGGTCGCGCGCGGCGTCGTGCAGCGTGGCGACTTCATCGTCCTTACCGTCGGCGAGCCGATGGGCCAGGCCGGCGGCACCAATACGCTCAAGATTGTTCGCGTCGGCATGCACTGA
- the fba gene encoding class II fructose-bisphosphate aldolase (catalyzes the reversible aldol condensation of dihydroxyacetonephosphate and glyceraldehyde 3-phosphate in the Calvin cycle, glycolysis, and/or gluconeogenesis): MPLVSMRQLLDHAAENGYGLPAFNVNNLEQVQAVMEAAKEAGAPVILQASAGARKYAGESFIKHLIQAAVEAYPEIPLVMHQDHGQSPAICQGAIDLGFGSVMMDGSLREDGKTPADFDYNVDVTRRVVEMAHKVGVTVEGELGCLGSLETGMAGEEDGHGAEGKLDHSSLLTDPEEAAQFVKATQLDALAIAIGTSHGAYKFTRKPTGDILAISRVKEIHARIPNTHLVMHGSSSVPQELLAIINQYGGKMKETYGVPVEEIQEAIKYGVRKINIDTDIRLAMTGAVRKFLAENPDKFDAREWLKPAREAAKQICKARYIQFGCEGQAGKIKPISLSVMAQKYQSGDLAQVVQ, translated from the coding sequence ATGCCACTCGTCTCGATGCGCCAACTGCTGGACCACGCCGCTGAAAACGGCTACGGCCTGCCGGCATTCAACGTGAACAACCTGGAACAAGTCCAGGCCGTGATGGAAGCCGCCAAGGAAGCCGGCGCACCCGTCATCCTGCAAGCCAGCGCAGGCGCCCGCAAATACGCCGGCGAATCGTTCATCAAGCACCTGATCCAGGCCGCTGTCGAGGCTTATCCGGAGATCCCGCTGGTCATGCACCAGGATCACGGCCAAAGCCCGGCCATCTGCCAGGGCGCCATCGACCTGGGCTTCGGCTCGGTGATGATGGACGGCTCGCTGCGCGAAGACGGCAAGACGCCCGCCGATTTCGACTACAACGTCGACGTGACGCGCCGCGTTGTCGAGATGGCCCACAAGGTCGGCGTGACGGTTGAAGGCGAACTCGGCTGCCTGGGCTCCCTGGAAACCGGCATGGCCGGCGAGGAAGATGGGCACGGCGCGGAAGGCAAGCTTGACCACTCGTCGCTGCTGACCGACCCGGAAGAGGCTGCCCAGTTCGTCAAGGCGACCCAACTGGACGCCCTGGCCATCGCCATCGGCACCAGCCACGGCGCCTACAAGTTCACGCGCAAGCCCACGGGCGACATCCTGGCCATCAGCCGCGTGAAGGAAATCCACGCGCGTATCCCGAACACCCATCTGGTGATGCACGGCTCGTCGAGCGTGCCGCAAGAACTGCTGGCCATCATCAACCAGTACGGCGGCAAGATGAAGGAAACCTACGGCGTGCCCGTCGAGGAAATCCAGGAAGCCATCAAGTACGGCGTGCGCAAGATCAACATCGACACCGACATCCGCTTGGCAATGACGGGCGCGGTGCGCAAGTTCCTGGCCGAAAACCCGGACAAGTTCGACGCCCGCGAATGGCTCAAGCCGGCGCGCGAAGCCGCCAAGCAAATCTGCAAGGCGCGCTATATCCAGTTCGGCTGCGAAGGTCAGGCCGGCAAGATCAAGCCCATTAGCCTGTCCGTGATGGCGCAGAAGTACCAAAGCGGCGATCTGGCGCAAGTGGTGCAATAA
- a CDS encoding phosphoribosylaminoimidazolesuccinocarboxamide synthase translates to MSATPASSALYESSITSLPLLGRGKVRENYAVGDDKLLMVTTDRLSAFDVILGQPIPDKGRVLAQMSDFWFNKLRHIVPTHETGIAPETVVAPDEVDQVRGRAIVVKRLKPILVEAVVRGYLAGSGWKDYQATGAVCGVHLAPGLQNAQKLPEPIFTPAAKAEMGEHDENISFDEVERRIGPDLAAQIRDVSIRLYKEASDFAATRGIIIADTKFEFGLDENGTLTLMDEALTADSSRFWPADSYRVGTNPPSFDKQFVRDWLEAVRIDGKPWPKTAPAPQLPADVIEKTADKYREALARLTGESLR, encoded by the coding sequence GTGTCCGCCACCCCTGCATCCTCCGCCCTTTACGAATCGTCGATCACCAGCCTGCCGTTGCTCGGCCGTGGCAAGGTGCGCGAGAACTACGCTGTCGGCGACGACAAGCTGCTGATGGTCACCACCGACCGCCTGTCGGCGTTTGACGTGATTCTCGGCCAGCCGATTCCGGACAAGGGCCGTGTGCTCGCGCAGATGTCGGATTTCTGGTTCAACAAGCTGCGCCACATCGTGCCGACGCACGAGACGGGCATCGCCCCGGAAACCGTGGTGGCCCCGGACGAAGTCGACCAGGTGCGCGGCCGCGCCATTGTGGTCAAGCGTCTGAAGCCGATCCTGGTGGAAGCCGTGGTGCGCGGTTACCTGGCCGGCAGCGGCTGGAAGGATTACCAGGCCACCGGCGCCGTCTGCGGTGTGCATCTGGCCCCCGGCCTGCAGAACGCGCAGAAGCTGCCCGAGCCGATCTTCACCCCCGCCGCCAAGGCCGAGATGGGCGAGCACGACGAGAACATCTCGTTCGATGAAGTCGAGCGCCGCATTGGCCCGGACCTCGCCGCGCAGATCCGCGACGTGAGCATCCGCCTGTACAAGGAAGCCTCCGACTTTGCCGCCACGCGCGGCATCATCATCGCCGACACCAAGTTCGAATTCGGTCTGGATGAGAACGGCACGCTCACGCTGATGGATGAAGCGCTCACCGCAGACTCGTCGCGCTTCTGGCCCGCCGATTCGTACCGGGTCGGCACCAACCCGCCGTCGTTCGACAAGCAGTTCGTGCGCGACTGGCTCGAAGCCGTGCGCATCGATGGCAAGCCGTGGCCGAAGACCGCGCCGGCGCCGCAGCTTCCTGCCGACGTCATCGAAAAAACCGCTGACAAATACCGCGAAGCGCTGGCCCGCCTGACCGGTGAATCCCTGCGTTAA
- the purE gene encoding 5-(carboxyamino)imidazole ribonucleotide mutase → MTAQQSAPLVGVVMGSSSDWEVMRHAVDMLTQFGIPFEAQVVSAHRMPDDMFGYAEAARGRGLRAIIAGAGGAAHLPGMIAAKTIVPVFGVPVPSKYLRGEDSLLSIVQMPKGIPVSTFAIGEAGAANAALAAIATIATTDSALADKLEAFRAQQTEVARGMTLPVHGA, encoded by the coding sequence ATGACCGCACAGCAATCCGCTCCGCTCGTTGGCGTGGTGATGGGCTCCAGCTCCGACTGGGAAGTGATGCGCCACGCCGTCGACATGCTCACGCAGTTCGGCATTCCGTTCGAGGCGCAGGTTGTTTCGGCGCACCGCATGCCGGACGACATGTTTGGCTACGCTGAAGCCGCACGCGGCCGGGGTCTGCGCGCCATCATCGCTGGCGCCGGCGGGGCGGCGCACCTGCCGGGCATGATCGCCGCCAAGACGATCGTGCCGGTGTTCGGCGTGCCGGTGCCGTCCAAGTACCTGCGCGGCGAAGACTCGCTGCTCTCCATCGTGCAGATGCCCAAGGGCATTCCGGTGTCGACGTTCGCCATTGGCGAAGCCGGTGCCGCCAACGCAGCGCTGGCCGCCATCGCCACCATCGCCACCACCGATTCGGCGCTCGCCGACAAGCTCGAAGCCTTCCGCGCCCAGCAGACCGAAGTCGCACGCGGCATGACGCTCCCTGTGCACGGCGCCTAA
- a CDS encoding 5-(carboxyamino)imidazole ribonucleotide synthase, which translates to MADDLNPRLAQAHTAESRALNVPNAILPDAWLGMLGGGQLGRMFTHAAQAMGYKVCVLDPDPNSPAGTIAERHLCAGYTDEAALAEMAALCPAVTTEFENVPAQALDRLEQLGAFVAPRANCVSIAQNRIAEKKFFALCAARTGIHPAPSWVIEHEADIEQLPADLLPGILKIARMGYDGKGQARVSTVEELRAAWGAMQHVPCVLEKMLPLAYEVSVLAARGADGSTATWPLAENVHRDGILFSTIMPSRSVSDDIATRTRAAAAMIAEEMGYVGVLCIEFFVLQDGSLVANEMAPRPHNSGHITMDVCETSQFEQQVRAMARLPLGSTRQHSPGRMLNVLGDVWFEYGLERTPAWHEVMGHSGAKVHLYGKADARPGRKMGHVNCVGTSAEVVDEAFRHAAHVLGLQPE; encoded by the coding sequence ATGGCCGACGACCTGAACCCGCGCCTGGCGCAAGCCCACACCGCGGAATCCCGCGCGCTGAACGTTCCCAACGCGATCCTGCCCGATGCCTGGCTTGGCATGCTCGGCGGCGGCCAGCTCGGCCGCATGTTCACGCACGCCGCGCAGGCCATGGGCTACAAGGTCTGTGTGCTTGATCCGGACCCGAACAGCCCGGCCGGCACCATCGCTGAGCGCCATCTGTGCGCCGGCTATACCGACGAAGCCGCATTGGCTGAGATGGCTGCACTGTGCCCGGCCGTCACCACCGAATTCGAGAACGTGCCGGCGCAGGCGCTCGACCGTCTGGAGCAACTCGGCGCGTTCGTGGCGCCGCGTGCCAATTGTGTGTCGATCGCGCAGAACCGCATCGCCGAGAAAAAATTCTTCGCGCTGTGCGCCGCACGCACGGGCATCCACCCCGCACCGAGCTGGGTGATCGAGCATGAAGCCGACATCGAACAACTGCCCGCCGACCTGCTGCCCGGCATCCTGAAGATTGCCCGCATGGGCTACGACGGCAAGGGCCAGGCGCGTGTTTCGACGGTTGAAGAGCTGCGGGCCGCCTGGGGCGCCATGCAGCACGTGCCGTGCGTGCTGGAGAAGATGCTGCCGTTGGCCTACGAAGTCTCTGTATTGGCCGCCCGTGGTGCAGATGGCAGCACGGCCACCTGGCCGCTTGCAGAAAACGTGCACCGTGACGGCATCCTGTTTTCGACGATCATGCCGTCGCGCAGCGTGTCGGACGACATTGCCACGCGCACCCGCGCCGCTGCCGCGATGATCGCAGAAGAGATGGGCTACGTCGGCGTGCTGTGCATCGAGTTCTTCGTGCTGCAGGACGGCTCGCTGGTCGCCAACGAAATGGCGCCGCGCCCGCACAACTCCGGTCATATCACCATGGATGTGTGCGAGACGAGCCAGTTCGAGCAACAGGTGCGCGCCATGGCCCGCCTGCCGCTGGGCAGCACGCGGCAGCACTCGCCGGGGCGCATGCTGAATGTGCTGGGCGACGTGTGGTTTGAATACGGCCTGGAACGTACGCCCGCGTGGCACGAAGTGATGGGCCACAGCGGTGCGAAGGTCCACCTGTATGGCAAGGCCGATGCGCGGCCGGGCCGCAAGATGGGCCACGTGAACTGCGTGGGCACTTCTGCTGAAGTGGTGGACGAAGCGTTCCGCCATGCCGCGCACGTGCTGGGCCTGCAGCCGGAATAA
- a CDS encoding L-threonylcarbamoyladenylate synthase: MPHRTKTPYTMPSAERLDEAARRLEAGELVAFPTETVYGLGADAENPQAIAKIYAAKGRPSNHPVIVHVVDGADISYWTDEVPGIALQLIEAFWPGPLTLILKRAPHIPAAVAGGQDSIGLRCPSHPVAQALLSRFKRGRGGIAAPSANKFGQVSPTTAQHVRDEFGDAVFVLEGDGVDVGIESTIIDLSRLDQGIGPVLLRPGAITPDDIERVTGELPAAPDAAAPRASGTLKAHYAPRTPLYLLSAADVPARLAALPADKRIVWLGTPVALRDGCDQRVAPATPGAYANALYALLRELDRGGYDAIWVETLADTPAWAAVNDRLRRAAAAFETDL, from the coding sequence ATGCCGCATCGGACCAAAACGCCCTACACCATGCCTTCTGCCGAGCGCCTCGATGAGGCCGCGCGCAGGCTGGAGGCAGGCGAGCTGGTCGCCTTTCCGACCGAGACCGTGTATGGGCTGGGCGCCGATGCCGAAAACCCGCAGGCCATCGCCAAGATCTACGCGGCCAAGGGCCGGCCCTCCAATCACCCCGTGATCGTGCATGTGGTGGATGGCGCCGACATTTCGTATTGGACCGACGAGGTGCCCGGCATCGCGCTGCAACTCATCGAAGCCTTCTGGCCAGGGCCGCTGACGCTGATCCTGAAACGTGCGCCGCACATTCCGGCCGCCGTGGCAGGCGGGCAGGACAGCATCGGGCTGCGTTGCCCGTCGCACCCGGTGGCGCAGGCGTTGCTCTCGCGCTTCAAGCGCGGACGGGGCGGCATTGCGGCGCCGTCGGCCAACAAGTTCGGCCAGGTCAGCCCGACCACCGCGCAGCACGTGCGGGACGAATTCGGTGATGCCGTCTTCGTGCTCGAAGGTGACGGCGTGGACGTGGGCATCGAATCGACCATCATCGATCTCTCGCGGCTGGATCAGGGCATTGGCCCCGTGCTGCTGCGCCCGGGCGCTATCACGCCTGATGACATCGAGCGCGTGACCGGCGAACTGCCGGCGGCTCCCGATGCCGCTGCGCCGCGCGCTTCGGGCACGCTGAAGGCGCATTACGCGCCGCGCACGCCGTTGTATCTGCTGTCGGCCGCCGATGTGCCTGCACGCCTGGCTGCACTGCCTGCAGACAAACGCATCGTGTGGCTCGGTACCCCCGTGGCACTGCGTGACGGCTGCGACCAGCGCGTCGCCCCCGCCACGCCCGGCGCCTATGCCAACGCGCTCTACGCGCTGTTGCGCGAACTCGACCGCGGCGGTTATGACGCCATCTGGGTGGAAACCCTAGCCGATACGCCCGCCTGGGCGGCTGTCAACGACCGCCTGCGTCGCGCGGCCGCCGCGTTCGAGACGGACCTCTAA
- a CDS encoding SGNH/GDSL hydrolase family protein, translating into MKLRQWMGVVASATLALGLAACGGESDQSGNPNVAKVQRMVVFGDSLSDAGTYTPAAAAVGGGKFTTNPGPVWAETVAAQLGVALTPAVMGYANSVQNCPKPGCFDYAQGGSRVTDPNGIGHNGGAGALTYPVKQQLANFYSASNNTFNGNNDVVFVFGGNNDIFYWAAAVATPNSGVTPAIATAQVQQAATDLVGYVKDMISKNATQLYVFNLPDSSLTPQGVAGGAAGQALLHALVGAFNTTLQAGLAGTGARVIDFNSQLTAVIQNGATFGFSNTSVPACDATKINTLVPGAGGSSLFCSANTLVTAGADTSYLFADGVHPTTGGHRLISSNVLQRLLADGVTH; encoded by the coding sequence ATGAAGTTGCGTCAATGGATGGGCGTCGTCGCATCGGCGACCCTGGCCTTGGGCCTGGCCGCTTGCGGCGGCGAAAGCGATCAGAGCGGCAACCCCAACGTCGCCAAAGTGCAGCGCATGGTGGTGTTCGGCGACAGCCTGAGCGATGCCGGCACCTACACGCCGGCAGCGGCTGCCGTGGGCGGCGGCAAGTTCACCACCAACCCCGGCCCGGTCTGGGCGGAAACGGTGGCGGCGCAACTCGGTGTGGCCCTTACGCCGGCCGTGATGGGTTATGCCAACTCGGTGCAGAACTGCCCGAAACCTGGTTGCTTCGACTACGCGCAAGGCGGTTCGCGCGTGACCGACCCGAACGGTATCGGCCACAACGGCGGCGCCGGGGCGCTCACGTATCCGGTCAAGCAGCAGCTCGCCAACTTCTACTCGGCCAGCAACAACACGTTCAACGGCAACAACGACGTGGTGTTCGTCTTTGGCGGCAACAACGACATCTTCTATTGGGCAGCCGCCGTGGCGACACCCAACTCGGGTGTGACGCCTGCCATCGCCACCGCTCAAGTTCAGCAGGCGGCGACTGATCTGGTCGGTTACGTCAAGGACATGATCAGCAAGAACGCGACGCAGCTCTACGTGTTCAACCTGCCCGACAGCAGCCTGACGCCGCAGGGCGTGGCGGGCGGTGCGGCAGGCCAGGCATTGCTGCATGCGCTGGTGGGCGCGTTCAACACCACGCTGCAGGCTGGGCTTGCCGGTACCGGTGCCCGTGTGATCGACTTCAATTCGCAATTGACGGCCGTGATTCAGAACGGTGCGACGTTCGGTTTCAGCAATACCAGCGTGCCGGCTTGCGATGCGACCAAGATCAACACGCTCGTCCCGGGTGCTGGCGGCAGCTCGCTGTTCTGCTCCGCCAACACGTTGGTGACTGCAGGTGCAGACACGTCCTACCTGTTCGCCGACGGGGTGCACCCCACCACGGGCGGCCATCGCCTGATCTCCAGCAACGTGCTGCAACGGCTGCTGGCGGACGGTGTGACGCACTGA
- the mobB gene encoding molybdopterin-guanine dinucleotide biosynthesis protein B produces the protein MSSRKSLLGITGTSGSGKTTLVEQLIARFVHDGRRVASIKHTHHGFDLDSPGKDSHRMREAGSAEVVLVGGERLVLMREYANALEPELDDVLALLSPATDLVIVEGYKRSTFPKIEVFRPSLGRPPLWPAIGGVVAVATDLPDAVQPPEGVAVLDLNDVDAVYRFAVQQLAKSVI, from the coding sequence ATGAGTTCACGCAAGTCACTGCTGGGCATCACCGGCACGTCGGGCAGCGGCAAGACCACGCTCGTCGAGCAACTCATCGCCCGTTTCGTGCACGACGGGCGCCGCGTGGCATCCATCAAGCACACGCATCACGGCTTTGATCTCGATTCGCCCGGCAAGGATTCGCACCGCATGCGCGAAGCCGGCAGTGCCGAAGTCGTGCTCGTGGGCGGTGAACGACTTGTGCTGATGCGCGAATACGCCAACGCGCTGGAGCCCGAACTGGACGACGTGCTGGCGCTGCTCTCGCCCGCCACCGACCTCGTTATCGTTGAAGGCTACAAGCGCAGCACCTTCCCAAAAATCGAAGTCTTCCGCCCTTCGCTCGGCCGCCCGCCGCTGTGGCCAGCGATTGGTGGCGTGGTGGCGGTGGCCACCGATTTGCCCGATGCCGTGCAACCACCCGAAGGCGTGGCCGTGCTGGATCTGAATGACGTCGATGCGGTGTACCGGTTTGCCGTACAGCAACTGGCCAAGTCGGTCATATGA